A region from the Cannabis sativa cultivar Pink pepper isolate KNU-18-1 chromosome 9, ASM2916894v1, whole genome shotgun sequence genome encodes:
- the LOC115722593 gene encoding small ribosomal subunit protein eS17 codes for MGRVRTKTVKKSSRQVIERYYSRMTLDFHTNKKILEEVALIPTKRLRNKIAGFSTHLMKRIQKGPVRGISLKLQEEERERRMDFVPDESAIKTDEIKVDKETIDMLAALGMSDLPGLTEVEPQVVIPTQGFGRGGGGGPGRKY; via the coding sequence ATGGGTCGTGTTCGTACTAAGACTGTGAAGAAGTCCTCTCGCCAGGTGATCGAGAGATACTACTCTCGCATGACCTTGGATTTTCACACAAATAAAAAGATCTTGGAAGAGGTTGCCCTTATCCCCACAAAGAGGCTGAGGAATAAGATTGCCGGGTTCTCCACTCACTTAATGAAGAGGATCCAGAAGGGTCCAGTCAGGGGCATCTCACTGAAGCTTCAAGAAGAGGAGCGTGAGAGGCGTATGGACTTTGTCCCCGACGAGTCAGCTATCAAGACTGATGAAATCAAGGTTGACAAAGAGACCATTGATATGCTTGCCGCTCTTGGTATGTCAGACCTTCCTGGGCTTACTGAAGTTGAGCCACAGGTTGTCATTCCCACCCAAGGTTTTGGCCGAGGTGGTGGTGGCGGCCCTGGAAGGAAATACTGA